ACGCTGGCGATGTTGCTCATACACGCATCGCCTCCGGGAGCGACTAGACTGGCAGCGGTTACACGGCTGCTTGCCGTCGCAGCGAATCTTGCGGCGCTGGCACTCGAGACAGGCGTGGAGGCTCTTTGCGGCTCTGCTGCCAGCCGTGTCTTGAGAGCGATTGCCGTCCGAGGACGATTGGGGGGAACGATCCACGGCTTTTCCCTGGACCCCCTGGACTAATGAAGCCGTTCTCTCTAGTTAGCCAAGATGCTACAAGGCCGGAGACAACTTGTGCGTGAGAGAGGACTCGGGAGAGAGACTCGGGATAACAATAGGGGGGTGGTTTGTGCATAGATAGACTCCACCCACAGGTGTAGAACATTCCGTCCAGATAGATGGTGATGCTAGTATTACCAATTCACCGTAGCAATCGCAGTCGCAAGTGAGTCGGGATTCGAGGAGACTAAGAGCCAATAGGAAGGCCAAACATATAGTACCTCTGTTGGCCAGAGTGAAAGACGAGGTTTCGGCGTGTATATATCAGGGAGCAAAAGGAGGAACAGATGCCCCGATCACGGGAAACGACTgatgtgagatgagatgaggtgagGTGATGGAAGGACAAGGTAACACCGACACTGTGGTATTGGTATTACCTAAAGCGAGCTGAGGCCGGAGAAAGAGGGGGGCGATTCCTGCTTGGAGTTTGCCGAcagtataaaaaaaaattcgaAAGTATCATTAATCAATCCAGCGTAATTAACAAAACACTCAATGCCGCCCAGCCATGTTTGAAAAAAATGAATAAAAAAtgtaataaaaataaaaataaagtagaATGGAATCAACagaatcaatcaatccatcGTGTGGTGAAACTCTCGGAGAAAAAGACTCGACTCCTTCTGTCGTGccgaaggaaaaaaagagtggAAACCGGGGTTTCTCTTCgtccaagaaaaagaaaaaagaaaataaaacaaaaattaaaaaataaacgagaaaataaaaaaggcaCCGAAAAATCCGGGGTAAAACCTAGCAAAGAACCGAGTGCTACTGTAGCCTCCAGAGTCTCCCACCGTCAAATAATCTATGGATACTAAATCCTCGGCTACTACTAGTAAAAGATTTTCGATGGTCGCAGTTGCATACATATGCAGCAcacaccttcttcttcgcacGCTTCGCTTCCCCCCGAATCGAAATCGCAAATCGGCGCACCTGCCCACAAATATCCCCCCAAAACTACCCCGTGGGCAGGTGCGGAATTCGGTCGCTAGTCCCTTTTCGGGAGGTTGGGCCGTAGCGGGAGGCGCTTCTCCGGGGGTCTGGAAAATGGGCCAAAGTATAGAGCAGTAGCAGTGGGTGGTGATACCACTGTATTCTACGGGCTTAGTACTAGTATTGGGTTATGGGGTTATTGGGACTATATTGGGTAGTAGCAGGTAGTACGACTGTGGAGCAAGAAATCGGTTAATGTCGTCTGGGGGAGGGGATTCTAACTGGTACGgagtattaatattaatcTGGTTGGCTACCGGAGTAATACCTACTTGGACAAGAGTAGCTCCAAAAGCATTTTTTACTCTTCCCGGGCAAAGGGGACCAACTAACATGAGGTTCATCCCACTGAGCTGTCACCAGCCCCCATATCCAGGTATAAGTTGATGCCGCTAGACGTTGGCAAGGTTGGGTTGCAATACGGATGTCGTGAGGCCAGGGGCCTGGATTGTActgtatgtgtgtgtgtgtatggAACAAAGCATGGTGTTGACCGGCATCGAATGGCATTCGCTGACCTGGGGGGGACCAcatgatggccaagaagtGTGTATGACCACCCGTACCAGTAATACTCCGTAAATTGCCGCTTTGCCAGATACCTAGACGGGCAAACACGTCCATATTAATTGCATTCCCACAGAGTAGCATCTTGTATACACACGCACGCACGAGACACCATTCGCCTACAGAGTTAGGTAGGTGGCAAAGTAGAATTCTGCCAAATATGGGATGGTAGGCAGAACTAGATGTTGGAGGTGTTAGATGGCGGCTATAGCCTCAAGTTGAAGTATGGCACgtgagaaaaagaggcaaaagaggCACATATGGATCCGTACAGTTTGTTTGGCAGTTGTCATTCCGAATGTTGCATTGTTGCGCTCTGGCCCCCCTCTCATAGCCTCATATCATTACGTGAAAACAAACAGTAAAatggcaaaaaaagcaattcCCCTCCATCCCAAAAAAGACCGTCCCGTGGAAACGCAAGCAACCATCAACCAATTCAGCCTCAATTCCTGCGTACAACTGCCCTGGTATTAGTGTTTTTTAATGGTGGGTCGTAATGACAAGTAAATCCTCCACGCCTTATGCCTTCTCGATATTAACGATGCCACCGTGGCTGTCCACGGCAACGGACTTCTTGGCCGTCGACGCCTTGACCGGGTTCTTGGCCTCGAAGATTTCGTCAAGCTCTTCCAACTGtagagaagatgatgggtTAGCAAGACGTGCCATTGTAGACCAATGAGTGAACCAGGAATACTTACAGTGCGTCCCTTGGTCTCAGGGATGAAAAAGTAGACAACGGTCACCTGGACAAGATCCCAGATGGTGTAGATGATGTACGTGTGCCagccaatcttcttcatggaCACGGGCCAGGCAAACTGGTTCAAGAGACCAGCGGCATTGGTAgcaaagctggagaaggccaTACCCTTGGCACGCATCTCGAAGGAGAGCACCTCGACGGGGTACAGGGCCTGCAGGGGGGTGATTCCGACAGAGTAGACGgcaccaaagatgaaaatcATGGCCAAAGCGGCCTTGGATGCCGCAGGGTTGTTGTAGATGGCGTTACCGTCGGCGTCGACGCCGGTTTGAGAAGCCGCAAAGCGCGCAGAGGCAATGGTCATGCCCATCCAGACGACGACACAGGcggcaaaagagaagagcagcagggGGCGACGACCCACACGGTCGACCAAAAAGGCACCGAGGATGGCCCAGGCAAACTGCTGGCAGTTGTTGATGAGGGTGATGTTGGCCTGCTGAATGGATCCAGTGTAACCGGCCGTGTCGAGAACCGAGCCGAGGAAGTAGGACAGCACGGCATTGCCGGCCCATTGACCAAAgacggtgatggtgatgttgcaAAGGAGACGGTAGACGGCAGAGCGGCTGCGGAACAGCGCTCGGTAATCCCACCAGCGCTTGTCGGCACCGTCCATGTTGAGGAGCTGCTCGTACtcgaagagctgcagctggaccCAAGGAGAGTCAGGATTGCCGTTGCCGTGGTACTTGGTGAGGACAGCCTTGGCCTGCTCCTTCTTGTTGTTCACGTAGAGCCATCGGGGGGATTCGGGGAGGAACATGgcgaagatgcagatgagaCCGGCGAAGAGGGCCTGGAGCCAGGTGATGAGTCGCCACGAGTAGTCACCACC
This genomic stretch from Trichoderma breve strain T069 chromosome 1, whole genome shotgun sequence harbors:
- a CDS encoding sugar transporter domain-containing protein → MGEKDDIHTHEELDHGELQTKVVSGHTAFQEAMMKEPPKAWTTAQLLIYSFSIIAFFCSTMNGYDGSLINNLLQNPWFQKKYVESGNDGIWAGIVSSMYQIGGVVALPFVGPAIDGFGRRVGMLLGASFIVIGTIVQGVSNSQGQFMGGRFLLGFGVSIAAAAGPMYVVEINHPAYRGRVGAMYNTLWFSGAIISAGAARGGLNVGGDYSWRLITWLQALFAGLICIFAMFLPESPRWLYVNNKKEQAKAVLTKYHGNGNPDSPWVQLQLFEYEQLLNMDGADKRWWDYRALFRSRSAVYRLLCNITITVFGQWAGNAVLSYFLGSVLDTAGYTGSIQQANITLINNCQQFAWAILGAFLVDRVGRRPLLLFSFAACVVVWMGMTIASARFAASQTGVDADGNAIYNNPAASKAALAMIFIFGAVYSVGITPLQALYPVEVLSFEMRAKGMAFSSFATNAAGLLNQFAWPVSMKKIGWHTYIIYTIWDLVQVTVVYFFIPETKGRTLEELDEIFEAKNPVKASTAKKSVAVDSHGGIVNIEKA